In a single window of the Massilia oculi genome:
- a CDS encoding response regulator, with protein MPFSRLSLPSIRAKLYILVLACALPILVGYVALARDAALRERDHVSRDAQTVAEVLAAAVDRDIESGETAARVLANTAMMSRGDMVAIHEVAKSLLRPDFPAQAFVLSLPNGMPLIHTRYPIGVALPRSGNEEAIRRVAETGNTVASGLHRLDGGGQYALSVEVPIWYEGEVRFVLSVHLRPRRMAELLDSQHLPEGWIAGIYDRRLLTISRSADRGQHLGLPMEPALAEAVARCSAGTVEVPQDGGGRGYAAFAHSPEHGWVVTIRYPHNAAGELLGQSMAKTVAAIVGLLAISLALAWALGGSIARAVQGLAGPAERLGSGEPLVLPPSDIREVETVAHALRRVDAELQEHRRGLETLVAERTQELERSKAQLETVYASIPVGLCFMDAELRVVMVNDYLADINGRPARDHAGRRLSELLGPVGEEFEANYRRVIASGRPLVEVEATGDAPSAPGSARHWISSYFPVYGPDRQLMGVNAVVLDITDRKRQQQRERDHQEMFRALFEAAGDAHLLLAYGAGFVSANQAAADLFGFATPAALLEESPASLSPLLQADGRPSNEGAIEHMRRTLDEGRDAFEWLHLRADGSVFHADILLTRVDIGGVGMMQATVRDISTRVAAEAALRATGVQLEAALRLAEQASRAKSEFLANMSHELRTPMNAIVGLARLLEEGHLGQRERGYVARMRTAARSLLGMLSDLLDFSRIEAGQLTLERIPLRLDDILASVAVLHGPGGWAKGVELAFAVDPHLPPVLQGDPVRLEQVLLNLVGNAVKFTDRGEIVLSIALRGEADGQARLAFEVRDTGIGIAPEVQAGIFEVFSQADSSTVRKYGGAGLGLSIARRLVELAGGVLRLDSVPGAGATFHFDLSFPILEAAPEAPARGDGGRRVLVADDNASARAALAAACAAFGWRVDTASDGGAALEALRAARYDLAFIDSDMPGLDGLPLISAVRAAPVNGHGPRFCLLAPDPETERYAELADELRDELGVAAVLGKPFTRASLGAAVDRLLGGAGTAHPAPASTPLAGALRGLRVLMVEDNPINQEVASFILAHAGATFEIAANGRAALSMLQEDAAYDVVLMDLQMPVMNGFEATAAIRAAGLDLPIVAMTANAMDEDRQRSLDAGMQAHLAKPIDVDALVATLSRVTQYMRRTRHAPAALEPAVPASLPHLPGIDVKSTLPRFAGSVERFCELFIRYAEGQAQTFGELRAHVEAGERGAAGQLAHRLRGVSANLGATEAAEAAHALEHALRDADDGTVRLRLADLARALDAVTATARELAPPPAAGAAPDLPALDEGATLHDSLARLLHLLENNNMRAIAAEAALRPALALDAGQPVATALADAVATLRFDEAARQVADLIKRKGIP; from the coding sequence TTGCCGTTTTCCCGTCTTTCGCTGCCCTCGATCCGCGCCAAGCTCTACATCCTGGTGCTGGCCTGCGCGCTGCCGATCCTGGTCGGCTACGTCGCCCTGGCGCGCGATGCCGCGCTGCGCGAACGCGACCACGTGTCGCGCGACGCCCAGACGGTGGCCGAGGTGCTGGCGGCGGCGGTCGACCGCGACATCGAAAGCGGCGAAACCGCGGCCCGGGTGCTGGCCAATACGGCGATGATGTCCCGGGGCGACATGGTCGCCATCCACGAGGTGGCCAAGAGCCTGCTGCGGCCCGATTTCCCGGCCCAAGCCTTCGTATTGAGCCTGCCGAACGGCATGCCGTTGATTCATACCCGCTATCCCATCGGCGTAGCGTTGCCGCGCAGCGGCAACGAGGAAGCTATCCGGCGCGTCGCCGAGACCGGCAATACCGTGGCGTCCGGCCTGCACCGCCTGGACGGCGGCGGCCAGTACGCGCTGTCGGTCGAAGTGCCGATCTGGTACGAGGGCGAGGTGCGCTTCGTTCTGTCGGTCCACCTGCGCCCGCGCCGCATGGCCGAGCTGCTCGACAGCCAGCACCTGCCGGAAGGCTGGATCGCCGGGATTTATGACCGCCGCCTGTTGACCATCTCGCGCAGCGCCGATCGCGGCCAGCACCTGGGCTTGCCGATGGAGCCTGCGCTGGCCGAGGCCGTGGCCCGGTGCAGCGCCGGCACCGTCGAAGTGCCGCAGGATGGCGGCGGACGCGGCTACGCGGCATTCGCCCACTCACCGGAGCATGGCTGGGTGGTGACGATCCGCTATCCGCACAACGCCGCCGGCGAACTGCTCGGGCAGTCGATGGCCAAGACCGTGGCCGCGATCGTTGGCTTGCTGGCGATCAGCCTGGCCCTTGCCTGGGCCCTGGGCGGCTCGATCGCGCGCGCCGTGCAGGGCCTGGCCGGCCCCGCCGAGCGGCTGGGAAGCGGCGAGCCGCTGGTCTTGCCACCATCCGATATCCGCGAGGTGGAGACCGTGGCGCACGCGCTGCGCCGGGTCGACGCCGAGCTGCAGGAACACCGGCGCGGGCTCGAGACGCTGGTGGCCGAGCGCACGCAAGAGCTGGAACGCTCCAAGGCGCAGCTGGAAACCGTCTATGCCTCGATCCCCGTCGGCCTGTGCTTCATGGACGCCGAGCTGCGGGTGGTGATGGTCAACGACTACCTGGCCGACATCAACGGCCGTCCGGCGCGCGACCATGCCGGCCGCCGCCTGTCCGAGCTGCTGGGCCCCGTCGGCGAGGAATTCGAAGCGAATTACCGGCGCGTGATCGCCAGCGGCCGGCCGCTGGTCGAGGTCGAGGCGACCGGCGACGCCCCTTCGGCGCCGGGCAGCGCGCGTCACTGGATCTCGAGTTACTTCCCGGTGTACGGACCGGACCGCCAGCTGATGGGCGTCAACGCGGTGGTGCTCGACATCACCGACCGCAAGCGCCAGCAGCAGCGCGAGCGCGACCACCAGGAGATGTTCCGCGCCCTGTTCGAGGCCGCCGGCGACGCCCACCTGCTGCTGGCCTACGGCGCCGGCTTCGTCAGCGCCAACCAGGCCGCGGCCGACCTGTTCGGCTTCGCCACGCCGGCCGCCCTGCTCGAGGAGTCGCCGGCCAGCCTGTCGCCGCTGCTGCAGGCCGACGGCCGCCCGAGCAACGAGGGGGCGATCGAGCACATGCGGCGCACGCTGGACGAGGGCCGCGACGCGTTCGAGTGGCTGCACCTGCGCGCCGACGGCAGCGTGTTCCATGCCGACATCCTGCTGACCCGGGTCGACATCGGCGGCGTCGGCATGATGCAGGCCACGGTGCGCGACATCAGCACCCGGGTCGCGGCCGAGGCGGCGCTGCGCGCGACCGGCGTCCAGCTGGAGGCGGCGCTGCGCCTGGCCGAACAGGCCAGCCGCGCCAAGAGCGAGTTCCTGGCGAACATGAGCCACGAGCTGCGCACGCCGATGAACGCCATCGTCGGCCTGGCGCGCCTGCTCGAGGAAGGCCATCTGGGCCAGCGCGAACGCGGCTACGTGGCGCGCATGCGCACCGCCGCCCGCTCGCTGCTGGGCATGCTGAGCGACCTGCTCGACTTCTCGCGCATCGAGGCCGGCCAGCTGACCCTGGAGCGCATCCCGCTACGCCTCGACGATATCCTGGCCAGCGTCGCGGTGCTGCACGGTCCCGGCGGCTGGGCCAAGGGCGTCGAGCTGGCGTTCGCGGTGGACCCGCACCTGCCGCCGGTGCTGCAGGGCGACCCGGTGCGGCTCGAGCAGGTGCTGCTCAACCTGGTCGGCAACGCGGTCAAGTTCACCGACCGGGGAGAGATCGTGCTGTCGATCGCGCTGCGCGGCGAAGCCGACGGCCAGGCGCGCCTGGCGTTCGAGGTGCGCGACACCGGCATCGGCATCGCCCCCGAGGTGCAGGCCGGGATCTTCGAAGTGTTCTCGCAAGCCGACAGCTCGACCGTGCGCAAATATGGCGGCGCCGGCCTGGGCCTGTCGATCGCGCGGCGGCTTGTCGAGCTGGCCGGCGGCGTCTTGCGCCTGGACAGCGTGCCCGGCGCCGGCGCGACCTTCCATTTCGACCTGTCGTTCCCGATACTGGAAGCCGCGCCCGAGGCGCCGGCCCGCGGGGACGGTGGCCGGCGTGTATTGGTCGCCGACGACAACGCCAGCGCGCGCGCCGCCCTGGCCGCGGCCTGCGCCGCCTTCGGCTGGCGGGTGGACACGGCGTCCGATGGCGGCGCCGCCCTCGAGGCGCTGCGCGCTGCGCGCTACGACCTCGCCTTCATCGACAGCGACATGCCCGGCCTCGACGGCCTGCCCTTGATCTCGGCCGTGCGCGCGGCGCCAGTGAATGGGCATGGACCTCGCTTCTGCCTGCTGGCGCCCGATCCCGAGACCGAGCGCTATGCCGAGTTGGCCGACGAGTTGCGCGATGAGCTGGGCGTGGCGGCGGTACTGGGCAAACCCTTTACCCGCGCCAGCCTGGGCGCGGCCGTGGACCGGCTCCTGGGCGGCGCCGGGACGGCGCATCCGGCGCCGGCCAGCACGCCGCTGGCCGGCGCCCTGCGCGGCCTGCGGGTGTTGATGGTCGAGGACAACCCGATCAACCAGGAAGTGGCCAGCTTCATCCTGGCCCATGCCGGCGCCACCTTCGAGATCGCCGCCAACGGCCGCGCCGCCCTGAGCATGCTGCAGGAAGACGCCGCCTACGACGTGGTGCTGATGGACTTGCAGATGCCGGTGATGAACGGCTTCGAGGCGACCGCCGCGATCCGCGCCGCCGGCCTGGACCTGCCGATCGTCGCCATGACCGCGAACGCGATGGACGAGGACCGCCAGCGCTCCCTCGACGCGGGCATGCAGGCCCACCTGGCCAAGCCGATCGACGTCGACGCGCTGGTCGCGACCTTGTCGCGGGTAACTCAATATATGCGGCGCACGCGGCACGCGCCCGCCGCCCTCGAGCCCGCAGTGCCCGCCTCGCTGCCGCACCTGCCCGGCATCGACGTGAAATCGACCCTGCCGCGGTTTGCCGGCAGCGTCGAGCGCTTCTGCGAACTGTTCATCCGCTACGCCGAGGGCCAGGCACAGACCTTCGGCGAGCTGCGCGCCCACGTCGAGGCCGGCGAGCGCGGCGCCGCCGGACAGCTGGCGCACCGGCTGCGCGGCGTGAGCGCCAATCTCGGCGCCACCGAAGCGGCCGAGGCGGCCCATGCGCTCGAACACGCGCTGCGCGATGCCGACGACGGCACGGTGCGCCTGCGCCTGGCCGATCTGGCGCGCGCGCTCGATGCCGTGACCGCAACCGCGCGCGAGCTGGCGCCCCCGCCCGCCGCCGGAGCGGCGCCGGACCTACCCGCCCTGGATGAGGGCGCCACGCTGCACGATTCGCTGGCGCGCCTGCTCCACTTACTGGAGAATAATAATATGAGGGCGATCGCCGCCGAAGCCGCCTTGCGGCCGGCCCTGGCGCTGGACGCCGGGCAGCCAGTCGCGACCGCGCTGGCCGACGCCGTCGCCACGCTGCGCTTCGACGAAGCGGCGCGCCAGGTGGCGGATCTCATCAAGCGAAAGGGAATACCGTGA